One Candidatus Hydrogenedentota bacterium DNA window includes the following coding sequences:
- a CDS encoding CinA family protein encodes MSTVYSTVPLGTRPSCPISRDIAARTVYCRFLKFHLLPCRSGGCYLTATLERGALPRRLNQSHHGNYRMARTPSLTEQDIVEVLTGRGQRIVTAESCSGGLIAHRLTNVPGASACFWGGIIAYSNEMKELLLGVPAESLATHGAVSESTARAMAAGARTRYGVDYGLSVTGVAGPSGGTEEKPVGLVYVALAGPAGVMARRFRFEGDRAAVKGQTADAALALLWEVLST; translated from the coding sequence ATGTCAACAGTATACTCGACCGTCCCCCTCGGGACAAGGCCCTCCTGCCCCATTTCCAGGGATATTGCGGCGCGTACGGTTTATTGCCGTTTTCTCAAATTTCACCTATTGCCCTGCCGCAGCGGGGGATGCTACCTTACAGCCACCCTGGAACGCGGCGCGTTGCCGCGCCGCCTGAACCAATCGCATCATGGAAACTACCGCATGGCGCGCACACCATCGCTGACAGAGCAAGATATAGTGGAGGTCTTGACCGGGCGCGGCCAGCGCATCGTTACGGCCGAGTCGTGCAGCGGCGGGCTGATTGCGCACCGGCTCACGAATGTTCCGGGCGCTTCGGCGTGTTTCTGGGGGGGCATAATAGCATACAGTAATGAAATGAAGGAATTGCTTCTGGGCGTGCCCGCGGAATCCCTGGCAACACATGGCGCGGTGAGCGAATCGACGGCGCGGGCCATGGCCGCGGGCGCGCGCACACGCTACGGCGTCGACTACGGTCTGTCCGTGACCGGTGTTGCGGGCCCGTCCGGGGGCACTGAGGAAAAGCCGGTTGGGCTGGTCTATGTGGCGCTGGCCGGGCCGGCAGGCGTGATGGCCCGCCGGTTCCGGTTTGAGGGAGACCGCGCCGCGGTCAAGGGGCAGACCGCGGACGCGGCGTTGGCGTTGCTCTGGGAGGTTT
- a CDS encoding lytic transglycosylase domain-containing protein, which translates to MHQYEDSNGVITLTNRPEKYRDRNEYTEIRIDFEPIYVPQQYQAYTSPAQYSTSSIEGLVRTYAQRYLLDENLIYAVIRVESNFNPNAVSRAGACGLMQLMPATAAEMGVTNIFDPAQNIAGGTQYLAKMLGLFNNDLSLALAGYNAGPEAVKKHNGIPPYAETQAYVRNVLAYHRQFQSGGLQARAGYAGRVHQAAPTPPALPAASKKQFVVHFHSGLQQPADQVLDEDPYYYIVYGRRTYPVRKELVASIEEPA; encoded by the coding sequence ATGCACCAGTACGAGGACTCGAACGGAGTCATAACGCTAACGAACCGGCCGGAGAAATACCGGGACCGGAATGAATACACGGAAATCCGCATTGATTTCGAGCCGATTTACGTGCCGCAGCAGTACCAGGCCTACACCTCGCCCGCGCAATACTCGACCAGTTCCATTGAGGGGTTGGTGCGTACCTATGCGCAGCGGTATCTGCTCGACGAGAACCTGATCTACGCGGTGATCCGCGTTGAAAGCAATTTCAATCCCAATGCGGTGTCGCGCGCGGGCGCCTGCGGCCTGATGCAGCTTATGCCCGCCACCGCGGCGGAGATGGGCGTAACGAACATCTTCGACCCGGCCCAGAACATCGCCGGGGGCACGCAGTATCTTGCCAAGATGCTCGGCCTGTTCAACAATGACCTGAGCCTGGCTTTGGCGGGCTACAACGCGGGCCCCGAGGCGGTCAAGAAGCACAACGGCATTCCTCCGTATGCCGAGACTCAGGCCTACGTGCGCAACGTGCTCGCATACCACAGGCAATTCCAGTCCGGCGGGCTTCAGGCGCGCGCCGGCTATGCGGGCCGGGTGCACCAGGCGGCGCCTACGCCCCCCGCACTGCCTGCTGCATCGAAGAAGCAGTTTGTGGTCCATTTCCACAGCGGCTTGCAGCAGCCGGCCGACCAGGTCCTCGACGAAGACCCCTATTACTACATCGTGTATGGCCGGCGCACCTACCCCGTGCGCAAGGAACTCGTCGCCAGCATCGAAGAGCCGGCCTGA
- a CDS encoding phytanoyl-CoA dioxygenase family protein produces the protein MPADTSPKGFYEEMGFYVHDAPLFPEDLVRRAVAGMDAIREGRYETGISPEESYWNPGDAQDKLCKIEMPQFANRAILELVSFPGLGRLAAEITGARMVQAWWVQLLYKPPAAHAAVQGTNVGWHQDRQYWDVWTPESELFTAWVALSDVTAGAGPMVFVPRSHRWGVRNEGDFFSQDLLAQRGGMRLPEEARWMEVPAILPPGGVSFHDQLTFHASGPNLSGAPRRSIAIHLRTGQSRPVLDKRSGLARYIDDPGKCPILYGG, from the coding sequence ATGCCTGCAGACACTTCGCCGAAGGGCTTCTACGAGGAGATGGGTTTCTATGTGCATGACGCCCCTCTGTTCCCGGAAGACCTGGTTCGGCGGGCTGTCGCGGGGATGGACGCGATCCGCGAAGGCCGCTACGAAACCGGTATTTCGCCTGAGGAATCGTACTGGAACCCCGGCGACGCGCAAGACAAGCTCTGCAAGATCGAGATGCCCCAGTTCGCGAACCGGGCCATCCTTGAACTGGTGAGTTTCCCCGGGCTGGGCCGGCTTGCGGCGGAAATCACCGGCGCGCGCATGGTCCAGGCGTGGTGGGTTCAGTTACTGTACAAGCCGCCGGCTGCGCACGCGGCGGTGCAAGGCACAAACGTCGGCTGGCACCAGGACCGGCAATACTGGGATGTCTGGACGCCCGAGAGCGAGCTGTTCACTGCCTGGGTCGCCTTGAGCGATGTAACCGCCGGGGCGGGACCGATGGTGTTCGTGCCGCGCTCGCACCGGTGGGGCGTCCGGAACGAGGGCGACTTCTTCAGCCAGGACCTCCTTGCGCAACGGGGCGGCATGCGCCTGCCGGAGGAGGCGCGGTGGATGGAAGTACCCGCGATTCTGCCGCCGGGCGGCGTGAGCTTTCACGACCAATTGACGTTTCACGCCAGCGGCCCGAACCTCAGCGGCGCACCGCGCCGCAGCATCGCCATCCACCTGCGGACGGGGCAATCGCGTCCCGTCCTCGACAAGCGAAGCGGGCTTGCCCGGTACATCGATGATCCCGGGAAGTGCCCCATACTCTATGGCGGATAG
- a CDS encoding rod shape-determining protein, translated as MFRRLPGLFSHDMAIDLGTANTLVYVKGQGIVLSEPSVVAVNKDIDKVRAVGNEAKNMIGRTPGNIVAIRPMKDGVIADFEIAEEMLRYFIQKVHNRKRLVWPRVAISVPSGITPVERRAVTESAMQAGAKQVFTIEEPMAAAIGAGLPVQEPQGCMIVDIGGGTTEVAVISLGGIVFSKSVRVAGDEMDQAVIQHLRRTYNMMVGERTAEEIKIAIGSAFPLKEELEIQVKGRDQVMGLPKIITITSEEIRESLKEPVSVIVDAVRVTLERTPPELSADIVDRGVVLAGGGALLRGLDQLLSKETGLHVMVAEDPLTAVVMGAGKYLEELKNFPSEDL; from the coding sequence ATCTTCAGACGTCTGCCCGGCCTGTTCTCGCACGATATGGCCATCGACCTGGGCACGGCGAATACGCTTGTGTACGTGAAGGGCCAGGGCATCGTACTCAGCGAGCCGTCGGTCGTCGCGGTCAACAAGGACATTGACAAGGTGCGCGCGGTCGGCAATGAGGCCAAGAACATGATTGGCCGCACGCCCGGCAACATAGTCGCTATTCGCCCGATGAAGGACGGGGTCATCGCGGACTTTGAAATCGCGGAGGAGATGCTTCGCTATTTCATTCAGAAGGTGCACAATCGCAAGCGGTTGGTCTGGCCGCGCGTGGCCATCAGCGTTCCTTCGGGCATCACGCCGGTGGAGCGGCGCGCGGTTACCGAAAGCGCGATGCAGGCAGGCGCGAAGCAGGTGTTCACGATCGAGGAGCCCATGGCCGCGGCGATCGGCGCGGGCCTGCCCGTACAGGAGCCGCAGGGTTGCATGATCGTGGATATCGGCGGCGGCACGACGGAAGTGGCCGTGATTTCGCTGGGCGGGATCGTGTTCTCGAAATCGGTGCGGGTGGCGGGCGACGAGATGGACCAGGCCGTTATCCAGCACTTGCGGCGCACATACAATATGATGGTGGGCGAGCGCACAGCGGAGGAGATCAAGATCGCCATCGGCTCGGCGTTTCCATTGAAGGAAGAGCTGGAAATACAGGTCAAAGGCCGTGACCAGGTCATGGGCTTGCCCAAGATCATCACGATTACGTCTGAGGAAATCCGCGAGTCGCTGAAAGAGCCGGTGAGCGTAATCGTGGACGCGGTGCGCGTTACGCTCGAGCGCACGCCGCCGGAGTTGTCCGCCGATATCGTGGACCGGGGCGTGGTGCTGGCGGGCGGCGGGGCGCTGTTGCGAGGGTTGGACCAGCTCCTGTCCAAGGAGACGGGTTTGCATGTGATGGTGGCGGAGGACCCGCTTACCGCGGTCGTGATGGGCGCGGGCAAATATCTCGAGGAACTGAAGAACTTCCCGTCCGAGGATTTGTAG
- a CDS encoding rod shape-determining protein MreC translates to MSLARRMIEHRPEIILVVLVGLSFVSLLTGTRAGFLGTFLRKTVSLTAYPFVRTMDYTSRATDYTLDLVFAYDRYRSESASLRRELAVMKAALAEVREMRLERGRLKNMLGLVRNEPRLTLEPARVLESYRGVLKIDRGARQHIGEAMGVISENGVVGIVIEVDAFTSTVATLHHVDCRVGAMVQRNRIRAYDGIIHAGGSNLNLFCTMDYIDLKDDVRVGDQVVTSPESVFPSGYPIGSITAIHGGGSMWKTAEIEPTVDPYRLDEVFVVRQTTPAAEELEGPLPPENLASGPSESPDNRSLQERYAP, encoded by the coding sequence GTGTCGCTCGCACGACGCATGATCGAGCATCGGCCCGAAATCATCCTGGTGGTGCTGGTCGGTTTATCCTTCGTATCGCTGCTTACCGGCACGCGCGCGGGGTTTCTGGGCACGTTTCTGCGAAAGACGGTTTCACTGACCGCCTATCCTTTCGTCCGCACGATGGATTACACCAGCCGCGCCACGGACTACACGCTCGACCTCGTTTTTGCCTACGACAGATACCGCAGCGAGAGCGCCTCCTTGCGGCGTGAACTGGCCGTGATGAAAGCCGCGCTTGCCGAAGTGCGGGAGATGCGACTGGAGCGGGGGCGGCTCAAGAACATGCTGGGTCTGGTGCGTAACGAGCCGCGGCTCACACTCGAGCCGGCGCGGGTTCTCGAGAGTTATCGGGGCGTGCTCAAGATCGACCGGGGCGCCCGGCAGCACATCGGCGAGGCTATGGGCGTCATCAGCGAAAATGGCGTCGTGGGGATTGTAATCGAAGTGGACGCGTTCACGTCTACGGTTGCCACGCTGCACCACGTCGACTGCCGCGTCGGCGCCATGGTGCAGCGCAATCGCATCCGGGCTTACGACGGCATTATTCACGCGGGCGGCAGCAACTTGAATCTGTTCTGCACGATGGACTACATCGACCTCAAGGACGACGTTCGGGTGGGCGACCAGGTGGTCACCAGCCCGGAAAGTGTTTTCCCCAGCGGCTACCCGATAGGATCGATTACAGCCATTCATGGCGGTGGTTCCATGTGGAAGACCGCCGAGATTGAACCAACGGTCGATCCGTACCGGCTGGACGAAGTCTTCGTCGTTCGCCAGACCACGCCGGCCGCCGAGGAACTGGAGGGTCCGCTGCCGCCCGAAAATCTGGCCTCGGGCCCCTCTGAGAGCCCGGACAACCGTTCCCTTCAGGAACGCTACGCACCCTAA
- the mreD gene encoding rod shape-determining protein MreD, with product MRRNILWAAVSVVAALIQTTWLDVVKFQGVVPDLTLLLVVYFAMADGEERAMFTGLIGGIYQDVAGNYTLGHSVACLVIVGYLVGRVSTRLIIENPAVKAGLVLLAAIVHGVLFTVILYVQKPHISALHTIGTAVVPGAFYTAVITPLVFLVLAWSFHRDDLLKRGTL from the coding sequence ATGCGACGCAATATTCTATGGGCCGCCGTGTCGGTCGTGGCGGCGTTGATTCAGACGACTTGGCTGGACGTTGTCAAGTTCCAGGGTGTGGTGCCGGACCTGACGTTGCTGCTGGTCGTGTACTTTGCCATGGCGGACGGCGAGGAACGGGCCATGTTCACGGGGCTTATCGGCGGCATTTACCAGGACGTGGCCGGCAATTATACGCTCGGACACAGTGTGGCGTGCCTCGTGATCGTGGGGTATCTCGTGGGACGCGTATCCACGCGGCTCATCATCGAGAATCCAGCTGTAAAAGCGGGGCTCGTGCTGTTGGCGGCGATTGTGCATGGCGTGCTGTTCACGGTCATTCTCTACGTGCAGAAACCGCATATCAGCGCGTTGCACACCATCGGCACGGCCGTGGTGCCGGGCGCTTTCTACACGGCCGTCATCACGCCGCTCGTCTTCCTGGTGCTGGCGTGGTCGTTCCACCGCGATGACCTGTTGAAGCGGGGGACCTTGTGA
- the mrdA gene encoding penicillin-binding protein 2: MLSRKEPKRYEGVENRTQLFALALAVAFGALLFQFWQLQVVRLSQYQEMAEDNRVRNERLKSDRGVIYGRGDVILADNRAGTDIVFVPGEAPKERRREICTTLQEILGIDGEALFAETQKRERAPFEQIPVKRDVSRRDAVRVEELQYKLKGVLTVVHPQRRYIHGETAGQILGYLGEISKDELERWDGYYMGDLVGKTGLERMYESLLHGRDGYAVVTKYAWGRPQFFTDRRGVPRIAARDSHGHLLTEEAPREEPVSGLPLYLTLDIDVQREAERLLRGEVGAISVLDSDTGAVLALASSPGYDPSVFVTRGMSHERIKLLEAAQPNPMRNRCYVEHYPPGSVFKVLLASAALEEGVIDKNATFFCPGFYQIDGKGRRWHCHKRGGHGHMSVVPALALSCDVFFYNVGRRLGIERINKWCHRLGLGVPTGIDLPGEVPGLIPNPEWKQEVLKDAPVWDRKWFEGDTVNVSIGQGSAATTPLQNAVLMASILNGGRFVRPYLNRELGPQISERYLSDETVAIVVEGMRECVGVDEASARGTGRHAYIPGMAVLGKTGSAQVMSLEHHKKYAREEDIPYEMRDHAWFIAGVTDRQPRIAVSVLVEHGHHGGTEAAPVAKSIIEYFYAQEAQRMNDTPVTLAQQGTP, from the coding sequence ATGCTGAGCAGGAAGGAGCCCAAACGCTACGAGGGCGTTGAGAACCGCACGCAGTTGTTTGCGCTCGCGCTTGCCGTGGCCTTTGGCGCCCTGCTTTTTCAGTTCTGGCAGCTTCAAGTGGTGCGCCTCAGCCAATACCAGGAAATGGCGGAAGACAACCGCGTGCGCAACGAACGGCTGAAGTCCGACCGCGGCGTCATTTACGGGCGCGGCGACGTGATTCTGGCGGATAATCGCGCGGGCACGGATATCGTGTTTGTGCCGGGCGAAGCGCCGAAGGAGCGCCGCCGCGAAATCTGCACGACGCTCCAGGAAATCCTGGGCATCGACGGTGAAGCGCTGTTCGCCGAAACGCAGAAGCGCGAACGCGCGCCGTTCGAACAGATTCCCGTGAAGCGCGATGTATCCCGGCGGGACGCTGTCCGCGTGGAGGAATTGCAGTACAAGCTGAAAGGCGTCCTGACGGTGGTGCATCCGCAACGCCGCTATATTCACGGGGAGACCGCCGGGCAGATCCTCGGCTACCTGGGCGAGATCAGCAAGGATGAGTTGGAGCGGTGGGATGGCTATTACATGGGCGACCTCGTCGGCAAGACGGGGCTGGAACGGATGTACGAGAGCCTGCTGCATGGCCGCGACGGCTACGCGGTGGTGACCAAATACGCATGGGGCCGGCCCCAATTCTTCACGGACAGGCGGGGCGTGCCCCGCATCGCCGCGCGGGACAGTCACGGTCACTTGCTGACCGAGGAGGCGCCCCGTGAGGAGCCCGTTTCCGGCCTGCCGTTGTATCTTACGCTCGACATCGATGTACAGCGCGAAGCGGAACGGTTGCTCCGCGGGGAAGTCGGGGCAATCTCGGTGCTTGATTCGGACACGGGCGCCGTGTTGGCCCTCGCGAGCAGCCCCGGCTACGACCCAAGTGTGTTCGTGACCCGCGGGATGAGCCATGAACGCATCAAGCTCCTGGAAGCCGCGCAACCGAACCCGATGCGCAACCGCTGCTACGTCGAGCACTATCCGCCCGGTTCCGTCTTCAAAGTGCTCCTGGCCTCCGCGGCCCTCGAGGAGGGCGTCATCGATAAGAACGCGACGTTCTTCTGCCCAGGCTTCTACCAGATTGATGGGAAGGGCCGGCGCTGGCATTGCCACAAGCGCGGCGGGCACGGTCACATGTCCGTGGTCCCTGCCCTGGCCCTCTCGTGTGACGTCTTCTTCTACAACGTTGGGCGCAGACTGGGTATCGAACGGATAAACAAATGGTGTCATCGGTTGGGGCTTGGTGTCCCCACGGGTATCGACCTGCCGGGCGAAGTGCCCGGGTTGATTCCCAACCCGGAGTGGAAACAGGAAGTCCTCAAAGACGCGCCCGTCTGGGACCGCAAGTGGTTCGAGGGCGATACCGTAAACGTGAGCATCGGCCAGGGAAGCGCGGCCACCACGCCGCTGCAGAACGCGGTGCTCATGGCGTCCATATTGAACGGGGGCCGGTTCGTGCGGCCGTACCTGAACCGGGAACTGGGCCCCCAGATTTCGGAGCGGTATCTCAGCGATGAAACAGTAGCCATTGTCGTGGAAGGCATGCGCGAATGCGTCGGCGTGGACGAGGCGAGCGCGCGCGGGACCGGCCGCCATGCCTATATACCCGGGATGGCGGTACTCGGCAAGACGGGCTCCGCACAGGTCATGTCTCTCGAACATCACAAGAAGTATGCCCGCGAAGAAGATATCCCGTATGAGATGCGCGACCATGCGTGGTTCATCGCGGGCGTGACCGACCGCCAACCCCGCATCGCGGTTTCGGTGCTGGTCGAGCACGGGCATCATGGCGGTACCGAAGCGGCGCCCGTGGCCAAGTCGATTATCGAGTACTTCTACGCGCAGGAGGCGCAACGGATGAACGATACGCCGGTAACGCTGGCGCAGCAGGGGACCCCATGA
- the rodA gene encoding rod shape-determining protein RodA: MNRLATREYDVRDAHMHVMNRRNLLRIDWALPILVVVLAVIGWLTLYSAGRSTEDTFYSRQIAFFFGGLVLTLTIVCIDYRFLIWMAPLMYIVVIAMLIAVEFYGVRGGGSERWLVVGPIRVQPSELAKLVLVYALTWYFTLLGDRIRRFHWFALSFVIAGIPMALIVMQPNLGTAACLGPLLVVMMFVAGCRWWHLGLIFLALFATVPWLWWQMYDFDPKLDQAGRAAHDAAAEFYELKYYQKMRIHTFFNPEADPVGSGWQTIQSMITVGSGGMSGKGYLKGTQTRLNYLPEHHTDFIFSLYAEERGFVGVMVILGLYLAFLLRGLQFARDCPEMHGTLLAAGVVTILSFHIFVNVAITVGLLPVTGIPLPFMSYGGSFYMTTMMCVGILLNVPMRRRMFVNE, translated from the coding sequence ATGAACCGGCTAGCCACACGCGAATACGACGTGCGCGACGCGCACATGCACGTCATGAACCGGCGCAATCTGCTGCGCATCGACTGGGCGCTGCCCATCCTTGTCGTGGTGCTCGCGGTCATCGGGTGGCTGACGCTCTATAGTGCGGGGCGCAGCACGGAAGACACGTTCTATAGCCGGCAGATAGCCTTCTTCTTTGGCGGACTCGTCCTGACCCTGACCATCGTGTGCATCGACTACCGGTTCCTCATCTGGATGGCGCCGCTGATGTACATCGTCGTGATTGCCATGCTGATTGCCGTGGAGTTCTACGGCGTGAGAGGCGGCGGCAGTGAGCGCTGGCTGGTCGTGGGCCCCATCCGCGTTCAGCCGTCGGAACTCGCCAAACTTGTCCTGGTGTACGCGCTGACGTGGTATTTCACGCTGCTGGGCGACCGCATACGGCGCTTTCACTGGTTCGCCCTCTCCTTCGTCATCGCGGGCATTCCCATGGCCCTGATCGTCATGCAGCCCAACCTGGGCACGGCGGCGTGCCTGGGGCCCCTGCTCGTGGTGATGATGTTTGTGGCCGGCTGCCGCTGGTGGCATCTCGGCCTGATATTCCTGGCGCTGTTTGCCACGGTCCCCTGGTTGTGGTGGCAAATGTACGATTTTGACCCGAAACTTGACCAGGCGGGCCGTGCTGCCCACGACGCCGCGGCGGAGTTCTACGAACTCAAGTATTATCAGAAGATGCGGATTCACACCTTTTTCAATCCCGAGGCCGACCCGGTAGGCTCGGGCTGGCAGACCATTCAGAGCATGATCACGGTGGGCAGCGGCGGCATGTCGGGCAAGGGGTATCTGAAAGGCACTCAGACGCGGCTGAACTACCTGCCCGAGCACCACACCGACTTCATCTTTTCCCTGTATGCGGAAGAACGCGGTTTTGTCGGCGTAATGGTCATTCTGGGACTGTATCTGGCGTTTCTCCTGCGGGGGCTTCAGTTTGCCCGAGACTGCCCCGAGATGCACGGGACCCTCCTGGCGGCGGGCGTCGTTACGATTCTGTCTTTTCATATCTTCGTAAACGTCGCAATTACCGTGGGACTGTTGCCGGTAACCGGCATCCCCCTGCCGTTCATGAGTTATGGCGGGTCGTTTTACATGACGACCATGATGTGCGTGGGCATCCTGCTGAACGTGCCCATGCGGCGAAGGATGTTTGTCAATGAATAG
- a CDS encoding Rne/Rng family ribonuclease yields the protein MINVSPLETRIALMENKRLAELSVERQESRSLVGNIYKGRVEDVIPGMQAAFINIGFEKNGFLYVSDIAGIEGTADLVLEDGVPKQRSRARRARRSVESLVKEGQHIMVQVIKDQMGAKGPRLTNFITIPGRYVVLMPTVSNLGVSRKIESQRERDRLRKTLAEVRPRDVGLITRTASEGRSREEIEADVQFLARTWQKVKNKYDGARGHALLREDLGPILRTVRDQFTADIDRLTIDSETEYSRILHFLESFAPALERRVRLYRQKTPLFERMGIEAEIEKALRRRIHLKSGGHICIDQTEALIAVDVNTGKFTGRKQLEDTVLQTNLEAATEIARQARLRDLGGIIVVDFIDMMYEKNRRELIRHLTEALKTDRAKTTVSEVNELGMVELTRKRVKHNLLKALSQPCPYCEGSGMVRSVTTVTFDVLRRLQSLFSTSKEKHVVLQVHGDVARRLRNENKNLLDAITKEFDREITVESVSDFHIHEVKFLRARTRQEITL from the coding sequence GTGATTAACGTAAGTCCGCTCGAGACGCGGATTGCGTTAATGGAGAATAAGCGTCTCGCGGAACTCAGCGTGGAGCGACAGGAAAGCCGGAGCCTGGTCGGCAACATCTACAAGGGCCGCGTTGAAGACGTAATCCCGGGCATGCAAGCCGCGTTCATCAATATTGGCTTCGAGAAGAACGGATTCCTCTATGTCTCCGATATTGCGGGGATTGAGGGCACCGCGGACCTGGTCCTTGAAGACGGCGTGCCCAAGCAACGCTCTCGTGCGCGCCGGGCGCGGCGCTCCGTCGAGTCGCTGGTGAAAGAAGGGCAGCACATCATGGTCCAGGTTATCAAGGACCAAATGGGCGCCAAAGGCCCGCGCCTTACCAACTTCATCACGATCCCGGGCCGGTACGTTGTGCTGATGCCGACGGTGAGCAACCTTGGGGTCTCGCGCAAGATCGAATCGCAGCGCGAGCGCGACCGGCTGCGCAAGACCCTGGCGGAAGTGCGCCCGCGCGATGTGGGCCTCATCACGCGCACGGCGAGCGAGGGCCGCAGCAGGGAAGAGATCGAAGCGGACGTCCAGTTCCTGGCGCGCACGTGGCAGAAGGTGAAGAACAAGTACGACGGCGCGCGCGGGCACGCCCTCCTGCGCGAAGACCTGGGGCCGATCCTGCGCACCGTGCGCGACCAGTTCACGGCGGACATCGACCGCCTGACCATCGACAGCGAAACCGAATACTCGCGTATTCTCCACTTTCTCGAGTCTTTTGCGCCGGCCTTGGAGAGGCGCGTGCGGCTCTACCGCCAGAAGACGCCGCTATTCGAGCGCATGGGTATCGAGGCCGAGATCGAGAAGGCCCTGCGCCGCAGGATACACCTGAAAAGCGGCGGCCACATCTGCATAGACCAGACGGAAGCGCTCATCGCGGTCGACGTGAATACGGGCAAGTTTACCGGCCGGAAGCAACTCGAGGATACCGTGCTGCAGACGAACCTCGAAGCCGCGACGGAAATCGCGCGCCAAGCCCGGCTGCGCGATCTCGGCGGCATCATCGTGGTCGATTTCATCGACATGATGTATGAGAAGAACCGGCGCGAATTGATCCGGCATCTGACCGAGGCGCTGAAGACGGACCGCGCCAAAACGACGGTTTCGGAAGTGAACGAACTCGGCATGGTCGAACTCACGCGCAAACGCGTGAAACACAACTTGTTGAAAGCGCTCTCGCAGCCTTGCCCCTACTGCGAGGGCAGCGGCATGGTGCGGTCGGTGACCACCGTGACCTTCGACGTGCTGCGCCGGCTGCAGAGCCTTTTTTCAACTTCAAAGGAGAAACACGTCGTCCTGCAAGTGCACGGCGACGTGGCGAGGCGGCTCAGGAACGAGAACAAGAACTTGCTCGACGCCATCACGAAGGAATTCGACCGCGAAATCACCGTTGAATCCGTCTCCGATTTCCATATTCATGAGGTCAAGTTCCTGCGCGCGCGCACGCGTCAGGAAATCACGTTGTGA
- a CDS encoding HD domain-containing protein, translating to MNIIEAEAGPGGESYRPVAIGSIRLNTAPAFDLYFRPDSAQPIVLYSRQGLPVTAETLCRLEESRIDVLYVHEAALQEYRRYVSANLGEILADTKMPVQEKAHILYNTAQAVLEDVFDQPPSRESVNRGKDVARHTVSLMTSDGFVFEHLLRTISGDYYLYTHSVNVATYSVAMAMRMGYSDASTLREIANGALLHDIGMSRIDSAVRMSDGPLTPDQWARVKQHPVEGHALLEGLGCLGEIALDIILHHHEKLNGAGYPHGLSGKALSPFVRLVSLCNVFDALTTDRHHQPARKTFAAIHLIQTEMRHEIDQELLRLFIEMMGLRP from the coding sequence TTGAATATTATCGAAGCCGAAGCGGGACCCGGCGGGGAATCGTACCGGCCCGTTGCTATCGGCTCCATCAGGCTCAATACGGCGCCGGCGTTCGACCTCTATTTCCGGCCCGATTCCGCGCAACCGATTGTGCTGTACAGCCGCCAGGGCCTGCCCGTTACCGCGGAAACGCTGTGCCGCCTCGAAGAAAGCCGCATCGATGTGCTGTACGTTCACGAGGCGGCGCTGCAGGAGTACCGGCGCTACGTCTCGGCGAACCTGGGGGAAATACTGGCGGACACAAAGATGCCCGTGCAGGAAAAGGCCCACATTCTGTACAACACCGCCCAGGCGGTGCTGGAAGACGTCTTCGACCAGCCTCCCAGCCGGGAAAGCGTCAACCGGGGAAAAGACGTTGCGCGGCACACCGTATCGCTCATGACTTCGGACGGATTTGTGTTCGAGCATCTGCTACGCACAATATCCGGCGACTATTACCTTTACACGCACAGTGTCAACGTCGCAACCTATTCCGTTGCGATGGCCATGCGCATGGGCTACAGCGATGCATCCACGCTGCGCGAAATCGCCAACGGCGCGCTCCTGCACGACATCGGAATGAGCCGCATCGATTCCGCGGTCCGCATGTCAGACGGCCCCCTGACGCCGGACCAGTGGGCCCGGGTCAAACAGCATCCCGTGGAAGGGCATGCCCTGCTCGAAGGCCTCGGCTGCCTCGGCGAGATCGCGCTGGATATCATCCTGCACCACCACGAAAAATTGAATGGCGCGGGCTATCCCCACGGCTTGAGCGGCAAGGCGCTTTCCCCTTTCGTGCGGCTCGTCAGCCTGTGCAACGTTTTCGACGCCCTGACCACGGACCGCCATCATCAGCCCGCCAGAAAAACCTTCGCCGCCATCCATCTCATCCAGACCGAAATGCGCCACGAGATCGACCAGGAACTCCTGCGCCTCTTTATAGAGATGATGGGTCTGCGCCCCTGA